The following is a genomic window from Pseudochaenichthys georgianus chromosome 9, fPseGeo1.2, whole genome shotgun sequence.
aatgatgactcggactcgacttggacactccttgggtgactcggacttggactcagactcgactacgactctcccttggtgactcggacttggactcggactcgactacgactctcccttggtgactcggactcgaagagtggtgactcgagggtgacttggactcgtgaattggtgacttgactacaacactgacggcttctacagatgaaatgttgttatggattttttgtcaaagcacttaagatattcattgctatcgggatgttaagagcattccatggaatataacaaaaagtgtatctcgagccggtttctgaaatttacctaccccacctttaaggtatagtgtaaatatttttttattttgattatATAGATATTTTttcgtttattattattattattattattattgaacttGCTCTTATTTATGTATCTcttattgtgtttgttttccaAGTCTTTGTGATGAAAACTGGCATTAGgaaagttaaaggtagggtaaaATGTCATTATACAATAGGAAAAAAACATGATGAAACTGAATGAAGAAACTACCTGAATTAAATGTAAAAAGCACCTAAAGAAACTTCAAAATCTAAAGTAGATGGACAGTTTAAATATGTATTGGATTATTTAAGTGAATGGATGTATGTAGCCATTtagttttatttattcatacattttcttttgaagtgccttatttatgtatgtatttattaatattgaacATGTTGGGACTCCATATGCTCTGTGCTACCAATATGATACCTATATTAAGGTACTGATTACTTTTTTTCAAAACATACCAAATTCCTTCATGCatcaatgataaaaaaaaagaaaagaaaatggaaGATCATAGCatattcaataaaaaaaaaactgaactGCTAATTCTTATTATGAATTATTATTTCCAACAGCACTTAAAGGCAGCATATCCAATCTCCAAATCTAGCAtccaatttgccttttttttaatAGTATATCTGAATTCTTCTCACCCACAGAGACAGTCAGAATGCAGAGATCGATCGTGGAGACAAGAGCTTCAGTTGTGGCCATCCAGTGTGGGGCCTGGCCTTCGGACCCAGGCCTCCAAAATCATCAGCTGTGGCGCGCCAAGCTAAAACAGGGAAAACATCGAAAGGGAGCAAAAGCCTGCTTCTGGCCACGGGTTTAGAGAACGGGGTGATCAAAATCTGGAATGTGTTAACAGGTGAGATCTCTATTCCTGCTGGTGACACTCTCACCTGCactctttttttatatttttgaaatctgTTGCTGATTTTGAATGTTTTTGTTTCAGGTGATGCTGTGTTTGATCTCCATGGCCACGAAGGTGTTGTGAGGGACCTGGTCTTCCCTCAGAATGGGACGCTCACACTCATATCGTCCTCTCGGGACAAGACTTTGAGGATTTGGGACCTGGCTCAGAAAGGTGCACTTTTACTGGCTTTAAGTTTAATAACTAATGTAAAGTCTGACAAACACTCCAAAAACCAAATCcatgagacaatctgtccttTTTAGGCAGTAAGACTAGAGAATCATCTTTTTATTTTAGCATTGTTTTCCAAGTTCCCTTATGATCGGACTGTCTTAGAAATCATTGTTTTTGGTACAAATACATGAAATGTGAAACTTGACATTTAGCATAagcaaatacattttattatttgaCAAATTAAGACAAGATCCACCTTGCCATTTGATTAAGTTGAAAACATggccatttatttgtttgaaaACATCATACCTTTTAGGCTCAAGGCTTTCCTTCAGCTGTCTTTCTAATGTTGGAGCATCCTTGAATGCAAAGTTGAACTGTCCCTGGTTAAACATTAAGACAACACATGATCTCTGTGAAGTGTTGCCAAACAGGTTTCAAGGTTGTGAAAATTGATTGGATATTGACTTAAACCAGTGGCTGCCTGGAAGGTTGAAAATAAGGCTATAAAGTTTCATGGTTTAAATGATAAATGATATATAAAAAGTGGTAGTAAGCAttcaatgttattgttgttgtttaaatCATTAGTTTTCTGCTTGTTTCTCTTCATGTATCACTTTGTGTTTTTTTACTGAACTGAACCTCCTGTTCAATTCCAGGAGGTTAAAGCAAACATATGTTCATTTCTACACATACGAGTCATGTTCTCCACAACTTCAGGAGCTGATAGTTTGAAaagctttttttcctttttcttcaTTTAATCCCATTGATGATTTTGTTGTAAGTCTGTCTGTATTGTGTCTGTAGGTAAAACGGTGCAGGTGCTTTCTGGCCATAAAGACTGGATCAGCAGCTGCTGCGTGTCCTCAGACTGCAGCATGATCGCGTCTGTCGGCAGATTTGACAGAGTGAGTTAATGATTGTAAATTGTGTTTTCATATTCGAGGCAAGGACAGACACGGCGACacagaaacaaaaacatgtgCATGTCATTAGGACTATTTTtgctttacattttcatttcagATTCAGAAGTCTTTCTCATCCATTTTACACATGTTACCATCATTACGCATAGGGGCAACCTCTCGTTGTCTCAGTTCAGTAAAATGGGACACTTTTCCCTGTTGCACAACACTCATAGGAATTGAACTTTTTTTCAACCTTATCCTGTATCAAGTTCACTTTTTAAGGACATTGCAGTGGTTAACTAAACTCGTTCGCATAAAGGTTTCTTTGTTGATCTTTGACATATTGGAATATACAGGAAGAATTTGAGGATTTCCAAGTTTTTGGTCACAAGTCTGTTTTTGTTATCATTATTGCAGCATTTCCTTTTGATGGATAATGGTTTAATTCACTGGTTTTTGACAGGCAAGGTTAAACTGAAGGTCAAGATAGGTGTAACTAAATTGCATATAGCTTTTAACATTGATTTCAAATGGGGATTATGCTTATGAAATGTGATTGGCTTATCTCTTTCTCCACCTGTGTGTAGTTGTTGTATGCCTGACAGAAAGTTTACCCGTTTGTCCTTTGAGTTCTTCCCACTCCTGTCAAGCTGCGAACTTGACACCTTTACAATCGCAAAGAAAAAGCAGACAGCTTAACATTGTGTAGTGCCAGACTTTTAGATCACAACCACACAGTTTAGCTGCGTGTTCCAGCCTGTCCTGTTGGCATGGACTGACTCAGAGTGAGGATCAAATCACTAGATTGTTTTGGCAACCTCTCAAATATTTGCAAAAGGCCAAAAATAAATTCAAACAAAAATTAAACCTATTTACAATCAGCTTGTGGTGCTTAAAGCGCCAAGATTAATGTATTGGAAACATTCCACAGCGATGTCTCTTTCCAGAAATCATGATCTCAAGATAATCCAAAGACGTTGTTGTGAGCAGTTTCATGTAGGAACTATTTTCTCTCTACCAAACTACACCTGCCAACTGTATCACTTCGCAGAAAGAAGCAGACGTGGTTGTAGTTCCTAAATTACCTATTGTCCAAACACTAAATATTTCAAATGAAATACAAACCGTGACTCTTTAACCCTTTGTGATTTAAATGTATCAGATGGTGTGTCTGTGGAGTCTGCGGTCATACACCTTCATCAGAAAGCTGACAGGAGGAAACTACAAGACCTTGTTCCTGCTGTCCTCCTGTGACTTCTCTCCTGACGGAGCGGTGCTCGCCACCGCAGCCTTCAGCGGCTCGAGCTGGTGGATCGACCTCTGGGACCCGTACACCGCAGAGAAACTGGCCACTCTGGTGTAAGTTTACACTCAGCCTACAGTCTTAAAATGAACTGAACATTTGGATCTGTAAATTAATTGCAGTCAATTCCCAAAACTCATATGGTGGCAAAATGCATTCTGGACTGCACTGTTTTGACAGACATGAAGACAGTAAATATCATAATGCAGGTAAACGGTTTTAAATACAGAAGTAGGAACCAAACACATCCTTGTGCACTTCCTGAAAATATGTTCTCATGTCCTACAAACTGTTTTTGTATTTTGAAGTTGAAGTATATAGTACAGGGCATAATGATTCATGAAATCTCCTTATTTCTTTTATCGACAGTGACTATTTTAATGATATCGGGCAAAACCAAATCTCCTCAATACAGTTCTCTCCCAACGGTTTGCACTTGGCGATGGTGACTGACGACAGGTGAGTAGTTGGTCAGCTTCATCTTATAAGTCTTTTATGATTTGTTATTTAAAGAATGATTTCAGACGGATGTGTTGTGTGTGCAGAGCTCTTCGGATCTGGGAGCCCGGACAGAAGGGCATGGTGATGCAGACTAAGTCCGACCGAGCCTCTAACGGACTCTGCTGCAAGTACCATCCACAGGGGGGAGTGATTGCAACAGGGTAAACACCCTTCATCACAATTTTAATATGATTTGATTATGAATCTCTCACTACTAATAAAGTACAAAAGTGGATTTAGATATGGTGTACTTTGGTGGCTGAATTGATCAGAGACTTAAATTCACAAAGGTGGGATTGGATGTCACAATGGTCACAATGAAAATGATAAATATCAAGTCATCAATAAAACTTCTTAACACACTTCCCTGTTAGCAATTCAAATGCTAAACATGCAAACTCTCCCTTTTTAATCCAAACAATAATTAGTATATTGAATTAACTTATCAAGGACAAATGTCAAACATTTGCAGGTTCCAATTTAACAAATGTAGGGATTTGTAATTGAGTTTGTGTAATGTTAAgtgaatcttttgaataattcctTAGATATAAGCAAGATACACATTACTCTGACGACACATTTTTCCTCCTACAGGAATGGCTTAGGCTTTAAAAAACCCTCCAATGCCTTTACATCTCCACCACTTAGCTAAAGGCAGCCTCTTGTTTGGCATCATGACAGTAAATAGTATCTTTGAGTGACAGTCACAACAGTCCTTTTCTAATACATGTAGAAACTTCCAAAATGTATGAGTAGGGTAGCGACTGATGTGTTCTGTCATAAAGCAAACACATGTAAACATTTTAAGATATGTGTACCTCTTTACACGTGAGCAACACAAGTCCCTTTTGTAGCTTTCATGTTGTCTTACCTTGATCTTTATGATATGCAGACCGTTTTAAAATACCCAGCCTACTGACCAAACTAcccacttttttattttaacactgATAAACTGAGAACGTGACCTCAAATGAATCTCTACCTTCCATTGGCCTTTTCACTCATCATCTACAATTAAACAGTACATGTCAGAATGTGGACTGACTGATATCTTGAGAATTCACAGCCCAAACAATAGATAATACTGTTTTTACTCCTCTTACCACAAGACTTACTCCAGTGTTTCTTATCTCTGATCAACAACTCACTCAGAGTCCAACATCCATAGTATCACAATTTCTCCGATCACCTTTTAATAACAGAATGTCATTCACACCCACAACCGAGATGGCACTTCAACACATTACTCCTGAAAGACCCAGATTTTAGTATTTATTTTTCAGCAGCAACCTAACTCACACCAACAATCTCCTCTTGTGACAGAACCAGAGACGGCCATGTGAGGTTCTGGAAGGGGCCCAGGACGGTGCCCAGCCTTTGCCACCTGTGCCGATCCATCCTGCGCCAGTCCGTCTCCACACACCAGATGGAGCCGCTCCCCCTCCCCAAGAGGATCCTCCAATACCTCACCTACAGAAACATCCCAGAGCGCCTCAAGACCTGCTGCTCGTCCGACGAAGAGGACTGGGAAGGTTAAATAGGAAAATTAACACAATGCAACAACTGACATTTACAGCGAGAGATTGTCATGCATAATAATGATTTAACAGAAATAGTTTTGTTTACGGATTTAGATGTTTTCACAGCTTGATTTATCACATCTGTAATGTACTGAAGATTCACCATTCCTACATCAAGGAATTCATTTATTGCACTACTACTGTAAGAGGATGCATATACACTTAATGTTCACATGCTATATAACTTGAATATCACCATTTTATACTATTAATTTATTGTGTACATATCATATGTATATCTAATTTATGTTTATAATACAGCAGCACTACTATTGTTCTTACACATATTAATTGTTAATATAAGATAACAAGAAACTTGACTTATAGGAAATAGTTTTATTAAACAGATTCAAACACATGTTGTTATTACAGTTTGGTTGTATGTGTAACTTTATGACATTTATTTTAGACATTTCTTTAATATCTTTAACCACATTTCATATGTTTGATGTGTTACTGAGTTGCTCTTACACAAGAGACTAAATTAAGTTTTCGAAGTCCGTATTATAAGCGCCCAAAGGATTTTTGGTTTCTGAAGTTATGAAGACTGCCTTCCATTTCTTTGCTCAGCTTGTATGCAGATGTGAGTGACTAAGATGGCTACGAGCGTTTTGTTTCTTCGCTGTACATCAACTCTACAGAGCGTTGGTGGGCAATCATGCAGTGGACACTTCAGGGCATCTGTTTTCTTTCTAAATAAGCAAAAATGTGATTCCACCGATTTGACCATCATGAAAAATGTGCCGATCCGTGATGGCAGTCAGAAAACAAACTGGTAAAAACGTTTGCCTCCACCAGTGGTTTGCTTTTAAGAGACAACATGTTGTCGCGGGGTAAAGCGGAAACTATCTAAGAGGCCTCGCTGACCACGATGTCTCTCACGCCTTGGAAAGCTGCCACCATGGAGCTCAGCTGGATCTTCTCGTTGGTCCCTGAGGCGAGCCTGTGTCTGAGGAGACGACACATGGTAAGAACAAAAGCAACTTTTCCAGTAAACATCAGAAATGTTCATGATATTAAGAAACACATGCATTTGATTACTTGTATGTAAAGTCATGTTAATATAAGACAGAGCACAGGTGATCCCACTTACTCAATGTCAGCCAACTTGATGAGCAGACCAATCCGAATAGCTGGAGGAAAATCCactagaaggggggggggggggggaagaaaaAAATATTCACATGCTTGTATAGAACCacacaacataaaaacatagcATATACTGACACTAACCATGCAAGCTCAGTGGGAAACAGCAACCAAAAGCACCTACGGTAACTGTTCTTACCTGGAATGATCTAGTATTACTTTAGTTAAACTAATATAGTTCCTAGttttaaataaaacgtttaTTTTCCCGTCAGAAAAATtgctaataaatatatatttagacATGTTACCATGTGGTCTTACCTCTGTGTATGAGCAGATGAATCTCAGTGAGAATATCATGCAGGGCCAAACCCTTCAAAGTCTTCAGCTGAAGGATTTCTGAATGAGGCGTTAAAGAACTGCAAAAAACAAACTGaactctttttttttacattttttaaaagttAAGCCCATCCTCTGCAAACATTATATTAAACTGTGTAATACATGTATAGCATGAGTAATATGCGAGTGTTCTGAAGGCTAATTTTGCACCTTTGAATATGTACGTTCTACTAACCTGACACTAGATATTGTCACTTGCAAGATGTTGGAGAGGTTGAGCTTTTTCTAAAATTGTACAGAATAACAGTAAACATAAACATCCTTTTCCCATCAGGATAATCACTCAGGAAGCTCCACTGTATATAATCAAAGTGAAGGATACGCTTGTACGCTGAGGTGAAGTCTTTGTTGAGCGACCAGTCGAGGATGTTGGCTATATCTGAGCGGAGGGGGTGACCTGTGCAGGTGTACACCGTGTCCTCTGTCACCTTCCCGTACGCCATGCTGGTGCTCTGAAATCACACAGGTGGAATAAGTTAGTGTTGTTTACACCTATATAATAACAGGTGTAATATGAATAGAAAAAACTTCAACGCGACAACACCTCAATTGTGAAGATCATATTTGGTTGTACCTGCAGTATGTTGAGCGATCTTCTCATGTCGCCTGATGATAAAGTCACAATGGCCTTCATTCCACCTGGATTAATGTCGATACTGCCAAAAAACATTaacagtttaaattaaaagtcAGATCATTGTAAAGTGTCACTAattattcaattcaaatgtatgTAACTGATTATTTTGTGCAGTAGGATAATTTCCTTTCGATCCTGTGCTGTAAAATAGCATTCTTCCTTTGAAACTCTAACAAGTAGAATAACAAGAAATAAAATGATATATTTATCAAATATATATTTCTATAACGAAGGATATCATTTAGACGGTGTCCGACAGTACCAAATATCATATTAAAGGTAAAAACGATTTGTTGAAAATAACAGCGTCATCAAAATCTCTTCCTCCTCAGACAGTTATAACAGAAGATGACACGTGAACGattcccacctctcctgctggaCCACGTACTCCAGCCGAGGGATCATCTGGTCTGGGGACAGCGGGCCGAAGCGAAACCTGGTGCATCGAGACTGCAGAGCCGGGATGATCTTGGACAGGTAGTTGCAGATCAGACAGAATCGAGTGTTTTCTGTGTACTTCTCAATTACTGAGAGGGACAGAGAGCAGGGATTAGAAACAAGAtagaaacaattaaaatgtgacTATGTAATGCAAGAGATACATTGTTGCATCGAAAACCTACTCATTTAAAGACTATCACATCTGACAGGTGTCCTCTCATAGAACACATGTTTAAAACCTAGAGAGACTTATTGATAGAAACAGGATTTTTTGAAGTACTTGCAGATCACATGCAAGTCACTGCATCAAGAAACTACACACGTTTGTAAGCGTTTGTCAAATTATTAACACAAGCTAATGATTAGTTGACGTCAGATGATTCCACAAAGTTTTCAATACTTAAAAACAATAGGAATTGCCTTCAAAATTGATTTCTGGGTGTACAAGCAGATTTTCTGTAATTCACAAGTAGCCAAATGGTCTGGCTGCCCACTGTGAGCCGTACAGCTCAGTGGGCAACTCCCGGCTGAACAGATGGCTTACCTCGCCGCAATGCATTCTGGGCATCCTGGGTCATGGCATCGGCCTCATCCAGTATCACCAACTTGAAGCCCTTCCTGGAGGACAAGAGGAGCGGACAATAAGGCAGCAATTGAAATGATTCCGGGTGCAGATAAAAGGAAAGAGCTTTAAGAATGCAACAGGAGGTATGTGAAAAGAGTAGAAGAATAGATTTGTGTATCTTACTTGAAGATGGTCCTGGTGCTCGCAAAACTAAGGACCGGACCGCGTACAACATCAATACCTCTGTCATCTGATGCGTTTAGCTGTAACACAAAATGAGTTAAATATCAAATAGAAGAACCTCAGAGTTATCTGAACTGCAGAAGATATCAGGTGAAAGGAGAAGTAAAAAGCTCCCAATAAGCATCCCAATAAACCAAAAGCTTGTTATAAAGAGTTGTAGTTTACCTCCAACACCATGGAGGTGAACTCTTTGTCCTTGTACAGCTGCTTGGCACAGGCCAGGATGGTGGAAGTTTTTCCTGTTCCAGGAGGGCCATAGAACAGGAGATGGGGAAGCTTTTCCTCACTGATAAACTTCTGGACTGAAAggatacaaaacattggaaagAACAGGAACTAAATCAACAATCTGAATATGACATGGTTAAAATGAATGGTACCATTCATTTTAACCATGAAGTCAATTTATAAAGCTGTGGCTCATGTACAACTGATGATGGCTTTTACAGTAGTTTAGACAAGAAAAATATGAGTTAGCAAACTTACAGACAGTAGGTAAATGCGTCTACACACATTTATAAGTTAACTTTAAAATTATGCAGTATCTTTGTTATTCATATTTCTGTACACCTGATATGTATGTTCCAAGTTGTTATAATAAAAAAGCAAAATAACTGGAGAAGTTGTGTTAATAAGCGGGGTTACTGACGAACCCTGTTGTGCAGCGGCTTTAGGAAGAAGGATTATATATGTATTATTCTACATACTTACTGGTGCTTAGAATATCTTTGTGTGAGATCAGATCATCGAGCTTCTGTGGTCTGTATTTTTCTACCCTTGAATATAAAGTGAAAAGACATCGTCCAAAACATCAATGTTGTAAATAATAAACCAATACTTCCCATTTCTAAATGACTTATGCCTGCAAAACGTAGGAGTGGTTGGTATGAACACATTACAAGTTAATTTAACATAAATATCTCAAAATGACATTAGCCACTTGTTAAGCCCCCATCACATCGTTGTCTCTGTACTGATCCAAACTACAGAACGAACTTCATTAAGAGTTTCTCTATTTTAAAGCATCTGTCTCAAAGATTTGGATACATATGCAATAAGCTTTTACTTTATCGACACTTCAAATAGCTAAGTATCAAGTTTCAATTCGGCATCTTTATTTTGCACCATGCACCAATATATTAAATACAATATCAACTTTGTAATTGTTGATTAGGGGCTGCAAAGTGTCCGGCGAGACAGTTGTATCAGCTGGCAACAGGCAATGCTAAATGCATCAATTGGCTACTATGCCGAATGTAAAACAAGCTCACATTAAGTGAGATTACATATTCGTTTTATAAGTATTATTCATATCTAACGTTGTTTGTATATGAATGAAGAACTAACGTTGGTGCATCTACATGCAGTAGCAAGCTGCCTTCTTGATTCCATACTAATGTTAAGTAGTTTAGCTAGCAAGCACTAACTATTCAAACCTATATGTGATGAACAACGACTCTGAACTCACCATGGTAAGTTTCTGCTCTGTAACGGCAGTTTACTTGAGGAAGACATGTGTCCTGTTATTGTATACTTAGCTCCGAGCTAGCTAAATACATTTAGTTTCGGGCACCCTCGGTTTGATGTTGATGGCCGTGTTTGGCGCGCTCCACAACAAAAACGTGCGT
Proteins encoded in this region:
- the rfc5 gene encoding replication factor C subunit 5, whose product is MSSSSKLPLQSRNLPWVEKYRPQKLDDLISHKDILSTIQKFISEEKLPHLLFYGPPGTGKTSTILACAKQLYKDKEFTSMVLELNASDDRGIDVVRGPVLSFASTRTIFKKGFKLVILDEADAMTQDAQNALRRVIEKYTENTRFCLICNYLSKIIPALQSRCTRFRFGPLSPDQMIPRLEYVVQQESIDINPGGMKAIVTLSSGDMRRSLNILQSTSMAYGKVTEDTVYTCTGHPLRSDIANILDWSLNKDFTSAYKQILQLKTLKGLALHDILTEIHLLIHRVDFPPAIRIGLLIKLADIEHRLASGTNEKIQLSSMVAAFQGVRDIVVSEAS
- the wsb2 gene encoding WD repeat and SOCS box-containing protein 2, whose product is MCSTGTNAELQQTSSDPALVLELKTRRPPSLEGRAGCETWSVDFSPDGAWFAWSMGHGIVWVVAWPLDSEDSQNAEIDRGDKSFSCGHPVWGLAFGPRPPKSSAVARQAKTGKTSKGSKSLLLATGLENGVIKIWNVLTGDAVFDLHGHEGVVRDLVFPQNGTLTLISSSRDKTLRIWDLAQKGKTVQVLSGHKDWISSCCVSSDCSMIASVGRFDRMVCLWSLRSYTFIRKLTGGNYKTLFLLSSCDFSPDGAVLATAAFSGSSWWIDLWDPYTAEKLATLVDYFNDIGQNQISSIQFSPNGLHLAMVTDDRALRIWEPGQKGMVMQTKSDRASNGLCCKYHPQGGVIATGTRDGHVRFWKGPRTVPSLCHLCRSILRQSVSTHQMEPLPLPKRILQYLTYRNIPERLKTCCSSDEEDWEG